The segment CTGCTGGACGAGGAGGCACGTACGGACACCTATCCGTACATCGAGATCAACGACCCCACGTCGCAGATCGGCCACGAGGCCACGGTCAGCAAGATCGGCGACGAGCAGCTCTTCTACCTGATGAGCCGTGGCCTCAGCGAAGACGCCGCGGCCACCATGGTGGTGCGCGGGTTCATCGAGCCGATCGCCAAGGAGCTTCCGCTGGAGTACGCGGTGGAGCTGAACCGGCTGATCGAGCTGGAGATGGAAGGGAGCGTAGGTTAACCCCAGTGCCAAGTGCCCAGTGCCAAGTGCTCAGTGGTTCGGTAGTTACTGGGCACTAGGCACTGGGCACTTGGCACTTTTGTACTTTCTACCGAACCGGACCCCATCGTGACCCATACATCTGTCGCCGCCGAATCGCTCGGCGTCTTCACGCGCGACCAGGTGGAGATCCTTTCCGCGCGCAAGGTGGAGGCGGAGTGGCTGCGCCTGGCACGGCAGCGGGCGTACGGCATCTTCGCCGAGACTCCCATGCCCACCACCGAAGCCGAGGAGTGGCGCTACACCGACATCGGGCGCAGGCTGCGGCTGGACGCGTTCTCGTTCGCCGAAGAGGCCGCGCCCGCTACCGTCGACGCGCTCCCGGCCCCGCTGCGTGCCCTGATCGTTGAGGCGGGCGAGGGCGCGCGCGCGGTGCAGGTGGATGCCTCCGTGGTACTGCGCGAACTGCCGGCCGAGCTCGCGTCGCAGGGGGTGATCCTGGCCTCGCTGGAAGGCGCCGCCGCAGAGCACCCCGAGCTGGTGCAGCGCTACCTGGGGAGCGCGGTGACGCCCGAGGACGGGAAGTTCGCCGCCATGAGCAACGCCTTCTGGAGCGGCGGCTTCTTTCTCTACGTCCCCAAGAACGTGCGGGTGGAGACGCCCGTGCGCCTCTACCGCTGGCTCAGCGGCGCGGGGACGGCGGCGTTCGGGCGCCTCCTGATCGTGGCCGAGGCCGGCGCCGAGATCGCCATCGTGGACGAGCTCGCTTCCGACGCCATGCCGTCGCCCACGCTCTCGGTGAGCGCGGCGGAGATCGTGGCGGAGGAGGGCGCAAAGGTGACGTACGTGGCGGTGCAGCGGTTCGGGGCGGGGGTCTCGCACCTGAGCACGGACCGGCTGGTGGCCGGGCGCGACGCCAAGATCACCACGCTCTACGCCACGCTCGGCGGCGACCTGTCGCGCGCGGACGCGCAGTGCAGGATGCAGGCGCCGGGCGCCCACGTGGACATGCTGGGCGTGTACATCGCGCAGGGGACGCAGCACTTCGACAACGAGACGCTGCAGGACCACATCGCGCCGCACGCCTCCAGCAACCTGCTCTTCAAGGGGGCGCTGCAGGACACGGGTCGCTCGGTGTTCCGCGGCCTCATCCGCGTGCACCCCAAGGCGCAGCGCACCGATGCGTACCAGACCAACCGCAACCTCCTGCTGAGCCTCGGCGCCCGCGCCGATTCCCTCCCCAACCTGGAGATCCAGGCGGACGACGTGCGCTGCTCGCACGCCGCCACGGTGGGGCAGCTGGACGAGGAGGAGCTCTTCTACCTCCTCTCGCGCGGCATTCCGCGCAGCGAGGCGGTGCGGCTGGTGGTGTTCGGCTTCTTTGGCGAGGTGCTGGACCAGCTCCCGCTGGAAGGCGTCCGCGCCGAGCTGGTGCGGGCGGTGGAGCTGAAGCTCGCGCGCCGGGGGCTGTAGCCGGTGGTGTGGGTGCGCGCGGCCTCCGTCGCCGACGTGGCGGAGGCATCGGCCATCGACGTGGAGCTGAACGGGGTGCGGGTGTGCCTGGCGCGCGTGGGAGACGAGTTCTACGCGCTGCAGGACAACTGCTCGCACCGCGACTTCCCGCTCTCCCCCGGCGAGGTGGACCCGGACGAGTGCACGATCACCTGCGAGTGGCACGGCGCCATGTTCGACCTGCGCACGGGCGTGCCCCAGTGCCCGCCCGCCGTGCGCCCGGTGCCCGTGTTCACCACCCGCGTGGAGAACGACTCCGTCTTCGTGGACATGCCGGAGTAACTGCATGGCTCACACAGAGACACAGAGAGAACAGCTAAAGGGCTTTCTCTGCGGCTTGCTGTTTCCTCCGTGTGCTCTGTGTGAAATCGCTTTTTCGAGGACTGCAGGAACCCATGTCGCTGATCGCCGAGATGCCGGGCGTGCTCGACGCGGAGCTCATCCGCGCGGACTTCCCGATCCTCCAGCAGGAGGTGAACGGGCACCCGCTGGTGTACCTGGACAACGCCGCCTCCACGCAGAAGCCGCGGGCCGTGCTGGACGCGCTGGCCGCGTACTACGAGCACGACAACGCCAACGTGCACCGCGGAGTGCATACGCTCTCCGTGCGGGCCACGGACGCGTTCGACCTGGCGCGCGGCAAGGTGGCGGCGCTCTTTGGGATCGCGGACCCGGCGGAGCTGATCTGGACGCGCGGCACCACCGAGGCCATCAACCTGGTGGCGTATAGCTGGGGCCTCGCCAACCTGCGCGCCGGCGACGAGGTGCTCCTCTCCGTCATGGAGCACCACAGCAACCTGGTGCCCTGGCAGATGGTGGCGCAGCGCACCGGCGCCAAGCTTCGCTTCCTGGACATCGACGACCAGCAGCGGCTGGACCTCTCCAACCTGGACGAGCTGCTCACCGGGCGCACGAAGCTCGTCTCCATCGTCCACGTGTCGAACGCGCTGGGGACGATCAACCCGGTGCGCGAGATCGCGGATAGGGCGCACGCGGCGGGGGCGATCGTGCTGGTGGACGGCGCCCAGTCCGCGCCGCACCTGCCGGTAGACGTTCCCTCGCTGGGGTGCGACTTCTACGCGTTCAGCGGCCACAAGATGTGCGGCCCCACGGGGATGGGTGGGCTGTGGGGGCGGCGCGCGCTACTGGAGGCGATGCCCCCCTTCCACGGCGGCGGCGACATGATCGAATGGGTGGAGCTGGAGCACTCCACCTACGCCCCCCTCCCCAACCGCTTCGAGGCGGGGACGCCGCACATCGCGGGTGCCGTGGCGCTGGGCGCGGCTGCGGAGTACCTGGCCGGGATCGGGCGCGACGCCATCCTGGCCCACGAGCGCACGCTGCTGGCCTACGCGCTGGAGCGGATGGCCGCCATCCCGGACCTCACCGTCTTCGGCCCGCGCGACCCGGCGGAGCGCTCGGGGGTGATCTCCTTCACCCTGGGCGACGTGCACCCGCACGACCTGGCCACCATCCTGGATGCGGAGGGGATCGCCATCCGCGCCGGCCACCACTGCGCCCAGCCGCTGATGCGCCGCATGGGCGTGGGCTCCACCGCGCGCGCCTCGTTCTACCTGTACAACACGCCCGCCGACGTGGACCGGCTGATGGACGGGCTGGGGCGGGCGCGGAAGCTGTTCGGACTTTGAAAAGAGGGGAATGGGGAATGGGGAATGGGGAATGGGGAATGGTAGAAACCTCCACTCCGCTTTCCGCGCTCCATGTCGTTCCCATTCCCCAGAACCCATTCCCCATTCCCCGCAGTCTCCCATGGCGCTGCCGCTCGAATCCGTGTACCAGGAGCTGATCCTGAAGCACTACCGCTCCTCCGCGCATCGGGGAGAGGTGGAGGAGCCGAGCGCGGTGGTGGCGGAGAGGAACCCGCTCTGCGGCGACGACATCTTTCTGACCGTGCGCGTGCGCGAGGGGATCGTCGAGGACGTGCGCTTCAGCGGGCACGGGTGCGCGATCTCGCAGGCGGCCGCCTCGATGATGTGCGAGCACGCGGTGGGGAAGTCGTGGGACGAGATCCACCTCGTGGCGAACCGCTTCCGCGACCTCATGCACGGCAACGAGGAGGCCGCCCGCGACCGCGCGCTCGGCGACATGCGGGCGCTCGCCGGCGTCGCCAAGCTCCCGCGCCGCGTCAAGTGCGCCATGCTCGGCTGGGACGCGCTGGCGGAAGCGGAGAAGCAGGCATCGAGGTAGGCCGCGCGTGTACGAAGCCGCCCCCAAGCCCGTGAACGGGTGTGGGGGCGGTTCGGCTTTCCGCATCAGGGCACCGGATTTTTCTGCGTCAATCCCGATGCTCTGCGCGACTTAATCCGGATGTTCAAACGCCGGCAACGCATTAGTCCGCAAACCACGACGCTCCGCACATAACCCCGCGTTTCCTGCCAAGAGTTGCGTTGACCTTGAAGTCGTTTCCCGTTATCGTCTGGGTCTGCTGCAAAAGACAGAAAACCGTACGTCGCCTTATGCTCTGCGGCGCCCCTCCAGGAGGTCCACTTGTCCCTGCCTCCGCTTCGCCCGTTTCGTACCCGTACTCACCTCCCACGCCCTCTCGTCGCAGCGCTGGCAGCTGCCGCGCTCTTCGTAGCGTGCGACGCGCCCGACGGTCCTACTTCCGGTTCTTCTATCGCGCCGGAGACGCTTAGACGGTACGTCACCGGCGCAGCAGTGGCGAGTCTAAACGCGAAGGGCGAATTCGACCTTGGCGTGCCGGAGGCACCTGGAGGCCGTCCTATCATCACCTCCGAAGAGGCGGGCCGGCTCGCGCTCGCATCCGTGAAGAGCTGGGGTCCGTCCCTTCGGGCCGCGTGGTCGGAGGAGCGGGGGGAGGTAATCGACATCTCGAATCTCACCGTCGGACCTCGTACGGTGTTTGCCCGTACCCCGTACGGCGAGTTCCCGAACGGCCATCATCCGGCGATCGTCCGGGTACATGGCCCGTACTACCTTGTTACACTCTACTCGGGCGCAAAGCCCGTCCTGCTGACCGCAGTGGCCGCGTACAACGCGGGTACGAAGATCAACAACCGCGGGCTGATCGAGCGCCCCGAGCTCCGCGGGATGGAGTTCGTCTCCCATGCCCTTCCGATCGACACCAGCGAGTTCCGGATGATCTCTCCCGAGGAAGCGGTGGAGACCGTGGGCCGTGCCACTGGGGCCCGCGTGGTCACGACGCCCGAGCTGGTACGGCCGCCACTCCCGTACTCCCCCGCTTCCGCGATGTGGAAGCTGACGCTCGACCGTGACGTGTCGGTGAAGGGGACGAGAGGCGTCAGGCGCACACGACAGCTCTTCGTCGGACCCGAGAGCGATCGGCGGCTGATGTCGGCGGTTCCGGGCAACGGGCGCACTCTTCGCAGCTTTGGGGTGGCTGGATCGGGGCAGAGCCACCGGCCCGTGCCAGTCGACTTGCAGCTCGTAGATGGCGAATCGGCCTCCTACGAACGAGTCCATCTCGTGCAGGGAGGAGAGTGATCATGCGTTGATCGATCGCGATGCTGCTGGCCTGCACGGGCCTGGCGGCGGGGGACTGCAGCAACAACAAGATCGCGAACTGCCCGGTCATCTCGAGCACCGCGAACGCCAGCCTCTACGGTCTGGAGTTTGACCTGGTGATCCCGGCGGAGTGCCCGATCCCGCTGGCGGACCCAGGCGAAGAGAAAAAGTACGCAGCGGCGAAGATCTGGGATCGAGGGGCGGAGGACATGTTTTATGCGAGGGTGAAGGTGGAAAACTCAAATGGCGAGGAGGTGGGGGAAGAGATCACCGTTTTCCTTGGCTTTGCTGGACAGAAGTTCGCCCAGCCACGCGTCGAGTACGTGGCAGCAACGGGCGACGAGACCTTTACCGACATCGACATGGTGAAGTTCAGCGCGTATAGCCAAACGGGAGACAAGTACGCGGAAGGGAAGACCAGACTCACCTATCAACAGACCACGATGTCGGCCCAGCTGACCGGTGAGAAAGTTCCCCTCCCGAACACCACTCACACCTGGAGCGCACCCGTTAAGGGGGGCTACCCCGGGTTCACGTACGCGTGGTATCGCGATGGAACGCTCGTCGGGAGTGGCCCGAGCTACACGGCCACCGTGGGAACGAGTGATTCGAACCTCCGCGTTGAAGTGACGGACCAGACTTGGAGTACCGTCGCCGCGGTACTGTCGCTCGATGTGGGAGGGATCGAAGCGACGATTGAGGGCCCCACTCTGGTGTACGCCTCACAGGGAGCTCAGACCTGGACCGCAACCGCTAGGGGAGGCACGGGGACCTACACGTTCGACTGGTATCTGGACGACCTATATGCAGGCAGCGGTACGACCTGGAGCTCATTCCCCGGGGAAAACTGGCACCGGCTCGAGGTGAGGGCGCAGGACAGCGCGGGCGCTTTCGACGCGCACGGGTACAACGTCCGCGGATTCGGTGGCAACGATCCGACCTGCCAGCCCGTTCCGCCGCAGCTGACATGCGGGCCATCTTGAGCATCCGAAAGGGAAGGGGTTGATGTTGGCAGCTAGATTCCGCCGGTTGGCGGCTGCGTCCGCATTGTCGTGCGCGGCCCTGCTCCCCGGGTGCGCGGACGGCCCCACCGGGTCACCGGGAGGCGTGGAGGACGTGCGGCAGTACGTCGCCGGCTCGGCGGAACAGCGCCTGGGGCAGCGACGGGCTGTTCACCTTTCCGGAGGCAACCGCGCCCTCCTCGGCCGAGATCATCTCGGAGCAGCGGGCGCGGGAGCTCACGGCTTCCTTCGTGCTCAGCTTCGGCCCCGCCATGAAGCCGTTCTGGGACGACGAGCGTGGCCGCGCCATCAACCTCTCTCGACTGCGGTCCGACAGACGCGTGTACTTCGTCCACACACCGTACCAGCTCTTTCCCGAGGGCTATCACCGGGCATTTCGCCGGGCATTCGGCCCCTTCTACCTCTTCACGCTCGGGACCGGACGGGAGCCCGAGGTGCTCATAGCTGTATCGGCGTACACCACCGATGTCCGAATCGACACGGACGGAAAGCTCGGTATGCCACGCCAGAGCGGGATGGAGTTCGTGACGTCCGGGGTGGCTGGGGACGGCCCGGGCTCTCTTGTCGCTCCCGAGGAGGCGGTGGTTCGTGTGGGCCGCGCGACAGGAGCCCGTGTGAAAGAGGTTCCCGATCTGGTGATGTTGAACATCCCCCTGGGGCCGATGAACGCAGCCTGGAAGCTCTCGCTAGATCGGGCTGTGCGGGTGCGTACAACGGCCGGCTCAGAGGCGCGAACGGTTTCCACGATCTACCTCGCCCCGGTGGTGGGCCGGCTCCTGATCCCTGCGGCGGTCCAGAGTTCGTACCAGGACTTTCCCGCCGTGCGGATAGGCCCGGCGGGCGAGGATCTCGGCGAGGAAACGGTTCGCTTACCCATTATCCCGGGGCGCGCGACCGTTTTCGAAGAGGTGACTGTCGTTGGCGGATGAGCTGACCCGGGCGCGCGGGTGAGGGGCACGTGCTCCCCAACCTCGCACGCCGCGTCAAGTGCGCCATGCTCGGCTGGGATGCGCTGGCCGAGGCGGAGAAGCGCGCGTCCGAGTAGTCCCGCCGTGCACGAAGCCGCCCCCACACCCGAGACCGGGTGCGGGGGCGGCTTTGTGTTCGTCACTGCCGGCGTGGGTCAGGGAATCGGGATGGCCACGTTGGCGCTGGCCCCCGGTGCGGAGCAGCCGGCGACGTTGCAGGCGCGGACGAAGTACCGGTACGTCTGGCCGGCGGTGACGGTGCCATCCGCGAAGCTCACCGCGCCCGCTGCGAGCCTGCCGAGGGTCTGCGACGTTCCCAGGGAACCGTCCGGGTTCATCATGCGGCGCGCGACGGTGAACGAGGTCTCGTTGGTGCTGGCGTCGGTCCAGGTCACCTGTACCCCGGTGCCCGAGGTCGCCAGGGCCGCGACGTTCGTGGGCGGCGGCGGGATGGTGGGGGCGGTGACGTTCGGAGTCGCCGCCACGGCGGAGCAGCCGGCCGGGTTGCAGGCGCGGACCTGATAGCGGTACGTCTGGCCCGGCGTGACGGTGCTGTCCGCGAACACCGTCGTGTTGGCCGGCACCGCGCCGATGGGCTGCGGCGGTCCCAGCGAACGGTCCGGGTTCACCAGGCGGCGCGCGAGGGTGAACGAGGTCTCAGTGGTGCTGGCGTCGGTCCACGTCACCTGGATGCGGTTGGCCGCCACGGCCGCAGCGGCCGCGCCCGTGGGAGCGGCGGGAGCGCTGAGCGTCACCGGCGAGCTCTGCGAAACCGACGAACAGCCCGACCCGTTGCACGCGCTGATGCGGTACTGGTAGGTGCCGCCGGGGGCGAGCGCGCTGTCGGCGATGGCCGTGGTGTTCGCCGCCGGGGAGGACACGTACTGCCACCCGCTCCAGGTGGTGTCGCCCGTCATCACGCGGCGCGTGAGCGAAAAGGCCATCTCGTTGCTGGAGCGGTCGGTCCAGGTCAGCCCCACCGAGGTCGGCCCCGCGATGGCGGCGGCGAGGTTGGTGGGGGCCAGTGGCGGCGCGGGCACGGTGACGTTGGCCGCCAGCGTCACGCCGGAGTACGACGACCACCCGCGAAGCATGACGTAGTACGTGCCCGGGGCAGGCATCGAGAGGTCGCAGCGTTCGGCGTTCCCGTTGAGGTACGGCCGGCAGTTGTACGCGGACAGCGTCGGAGGCTCGGCGTACCGCACGTACAGGTCGGCGTCACCCGTGCCGCCGCTGATCGTGACGGAAAGGCTCGTAGCGCCATTCGGCACGGTGACGGCGTAGAACGTCTCGCTTCCGTAGGCGCCCGAAAGGTTGGTCCGCGGCGTCCCGGACTGCAGCGGCAACACGTCGGTCACCCGCACCGTGACGCCCACGTAGCGCGATGGGATTCCCGCGGCCGTGTCCCGCACCGTCAGGGTTCCGGTGTAGCTGCCCGGTGCGAGGGAGGCGCTGGACACGGTCGCGTCCAGGGTGGAGGACGAGCCGGGCGTGAGTATCCCCGCGCCGGGGGCGACCGCCAGCCACGGGCGGTCGCTCGACGCGTTCCAGTTCAGATCCAGCGTCCCGCCGTTGCTGAGGATGATGGGCAGCGACGCCGTGGATTCGGCGAGCGTAGCGGCGTGGATGGCGCCGGCATCCTCCGCGGCCTGCCTGGGCGCGCCGCCCCCGGAGGCCGTGAACCGCTGATCGGGGGTGTTCTCGGCCGGAGCGGCGGCCGCGGTGCCCTGGGTGCGCAGGAAGGTAAAGCTGAGCGACGACTTGTTCAGCACGATCGCGGGCGCCGGCACGGGCGGCGCGGGCGGCGTGAGCCTGGAATACAGCAGGGTGTTGGGCGAGCCGGCCGCGTCGCCGATCGCGCCGACGGTGCCGGAGCTGAGGATCGCCTGGGCCACCGTGGCGGGGGTGGCGGTGGGGTGGTCCTCCAGGTACGCCGCCGCCACGCCCGCCACGTGCGGCGCCGCCATGGAGGTGCCGCTGATGGTGCTGATGGCAGCGTCACCCGTGGCCCACGCGCTGGTGATGCTCGAACCCGGTGCGAAGAGGTCGACGCAGTTCCCCCAGTTGGAAAACGACGAGCGGGCGTCGGTGGAGGTCGACGACGCGACCGTGAGGGCGGTGGGGGTGCTTGCCGGCGAGCGCGAGCAGGCATCCGTGTTCTCGTTGCCGGCCGCGACGGCGTAGACGACGCCCGAGGCGATGGACGCGGCTACCGCGTCGTTCATTGGGGCGTGCACGCTCCCGCCCAGCGACATGTTCGCCACGGCCGGCTTCTGCGCGTTGGCCGTCACCCAGTCGACGGCCGCGATGACGGTG is part of the Longimicrobium sp. genome and harbors:
- the sufD gene encoding Fe-S cluster assembly protein SufD; this encodes MTHTSVAAESLGVFTRDQVEILSARKVEAEWLRLARQRAYGIFAETPMPTTEAEEWRYTDIGRRLRLDAFSFAEEAAPATVDALPAPLRALIVEAGEGARAVQVDASVVLRELPAELASQGVILASLEGAAAEHPELVQRYLGSAVTPEDGKFAAMSNAFWSGGFFLYVPKNVRVETPVRLYRWLSGAGTAAFGRLLIVAEAGAEIAIVDELASDAMPSPTLSVSAAEIVAEEGAKVTYVAVQRFGAGVSHLSTDRLVAGRDAKITTLYATLGGDLSRADAQCRMQAPGAHVDMLGVYIAQGTQHFDNETLQDHIAPHASSNLLFKGALQDTGRSVFRGLIRVHPKAQRTDAYQTNRNLLLSLGARADSLPNLEIQADDVRCSHAATVGQLDEEELFYLLSRGIPRSEAVRLVVFGFFGEVLDQLPLEGVRAELVRAVELKLARRGL
- a CDS encoding non-heme iron oxygenase ferredoxin subunit — translated: MRAASVADVAEASAIDVELNGVRVCLARVGDEFYALQDNCSHRDFPLSPGEVDPDECTITCEWHGAMFDLRTGVPQCPPAVRPVPVFTTRVENDSVFVDMPE
- a CDS encoding cysteine desulfurase yields the protein MPGVLDAELIRADFPILQQEVNGHPLVYLDNAASTQKPRAVLDALAAYYEHDNANVHRGVHTLSVRATDAFDLARGKVAALFGIADPAELIWTRGTTEAINLVAYSWGLANLRAGDEVLLSVMEHHSNLVPWQMVAQRTGAKLRFLDIDDQQRLDLSNLDELLTGRTKLVSIVHVSNALGTINPVREIADRAHAAGAIVLVDGAQSAPHLPVDVPSLGCDFYAFSGHKMCGPTGMGGLWGRRALLEAMPPFHGGGDMIEWVELEHSTYAPLPNRFEAGTPHIAGAVALGAAAEYLAGIGRDAILAHERTLLAYALERMAAIPDLTVFGPRDPAERSGVISFTLGDVHPHDLATILDAEGIAIRAGHHCAQPLMRRMGVGSTARASFYLYNTPADVDRLMDGLGRARKLFGL
- a CDS encoding SUF system NifU family Fe-S cluster assembly protein; its protein translation is MALPLESVYQELILKHYRSSAHRGEVEEPSAVVAERNPLCGDDIFLTVRVREGIVEDVRFSGHGCAISQAAASMMCEHAVGKSWDEIHLVANRFRDLMHGNEEAARDRALGDMRALAGVAKLPRRVKCAMLGWDALAEAEKQASR
- a CDS encoding S8 family serine peptidase; protein product: MTKHPWLRTLAPVLAAAAFAACDRPATGPAGSARAPGDLAPMHSAGPSAIPGRYVVVLENGVASPASVSREMVAAHGGRLHYSYETALKGFAASLSPAAVDQLRRNPQVKYVAEDGWVTPDETQQNNATWGLDRIDQRALPLSTTFSYTPSGNGVKVYVIDTGIRTTHTEFNGRASVGADFVGDGRNGQDCHGHGTHVAGTIAGSTYGVAKNASVVAVRVFGCTGGTATSTVIAAVDWVTANAQKPAVANMSLGGSVHAPMNDAVAASIASGVVYAVAAGNENTDACSRSPASTPTALTVASSTSTDARSSFSNWGNCVDLFAPGSSITSAWATGDAAISTISGTSMAAPHVAGVAAAYLEDHPTATPATVAQAILSSGTVGAIGDAAGSPNTLLYSRLTPPAPPVPAPAIVLNKSSLSFTFLRTQGTAAAAPAENTPDQRFTASGGGAPRQAAEDAGAIHAATLAESTASLPIILSNGGTLDLNWNASSDRPWLAVAPGAGILTPGSSSTLDATVSSASLAPGSYTGTLTVRDTAAGIPSRYVGVTVRVTDVLPLQSGTPRTNLSGAYGSETFYAVTVPNGATSLSVTISGGTGDADLYVRYAEPPTLSAYNCRPYLNGNAERCDLSMPAPGTYYVMLRGWSSYSGVTLAANVTVPAPPLAPTNLAAAIAGPTSVGLTWTDRSSNEMAFSLTRRVMTGDTTWSGWQYVSSPAANTTAIADSALAPGGTYQYRISACNGSGCSSVSQSSPVTLSAPAAPTGAAAAAVAANRIQVTWTDASTTETSFTLARRLVNPDRSLGPPQPIGAVPANTTVFADSTVTPGQTYRYQVRACNPAGCSAVAATPNVTAPTIPPPPTNVAALATSGTGVQVTWTDASTNETSFTVARRMMNPDGSLGTSQTLGRLAAGAVSFADGTVTAGQTYRYFVRACNVAGCSAPGASANVAIPIP